A genome region from Microplitis mediator isolate UGA2020A chromosome 4, iyMicMedi2.1, whole genome shotgun sequence includes the following:
- the LOC130667235 gene encoding uncharacterized protein LOC130667235, translated as MAAEILNIQRQIIFDESIAHYEAHAHLPYASSTFNNSDEIRIAVQHQDLCLLPSKSTLHVYGKFKKSDGTAVSATTHMVNMTVCHMFEEIRYELNGVEIDRNKNVGITSLMKGYTSLSPAQENILENSGWIMDEAVNKLHNDNGFFDISIPLSLLLGFAEDYHKIVINARHELILIRSNSDLNAYIVATPAAGAHAEAVKITLQKIEWIVPYVTMADKQKIEALNYITSDPAISISFRAWELYEYPLLPNTSKHIWAVKTSTQLEKPRFVILGFQTARKNDATKNASGFDHCNIRDIKLFLNSQSYPYGNLNLNIANNQYALLYDMYINFQISYYNKEPEPLLTKKKFLEQAPLYVIDCSKQNESIKSGPVDIRLEFESANQFPAQTSAYCLIIHDRIVEYNPISSIVRKLI; from the coding sequence ATGGCAGCGGAAATCTTAAATATTCAACGACAAATCATTTTTGATGAGTCAATTGCACACTATGAAGCGCATGCTCATCTCCCGTATGCTTCATCAACATTCAACAACAGCGATGAAATAAGAATTGCAGTTCAACACCAAGATTTGTGTCTACTTCCAAGTAAAAGTACATTACATGTGTacggaaaattcaaaaagtccGATGGTACAGCTGTGAGTGCAACGACTCACATGGTCAACATGACAGTTTGTCATATGTTTGAAGAAATACGGTACGAACTCAATGGTGTTGAGATTGATCGTAACAAAAATGTTGGTATCACAAGTCTCATGAAAGGATACACATCACTAAGTCCTGCTCAAGAAAATATACTTGAAAATTCAGGCTGGATTATGGATGAAGCTGTAAACAAATTACACAATGACAATGGTTTCTTTGATATATCTATACCGCTGAGTCTCCTGCTTGGTTTTGCTGAAGATTACCATAAAATTGTCATCAATGCAAGAcatgaattaattttgataagaTCAAATTCTGATTTGAATGCATACATTGTAGCCACACCTGCTGCTGGAGCTCATGCTGAAGCTGTTAAAATTACACTGCAAAAAATCGAGTGGATTGTACCATATGTGACTATGGctgataaacaaaaaattgaagctttgaattatattacaaGTGATCCAGCTATCTCAATCAGTTTCCGTGCTTGGGAGCTGTATGAGTATCCTCTATTACCAAATACTTCGAAGCACATTTGGGCAGTCAAAACTTCTACGCAGCTTGAGAAACCACGTTTTGTGATACTTGGATTTCAAACAGCAAGAAAAAATGACGCAACTAAAAATGCCAGCGGATTTGATCACTGCAACATCAgagacataaaattatttttaaactctcaGAGTTATCCTTATGGGAATTTGAATCTCAACATTGCAAACAATCAATATGCTCTGTTGTACgacatgtatataaatttccaaatttcatactacaacAAAGAACCAGAGCCACTGctgacaaagaaaaaatttttggaacaaGCACCACTGTATGTTATCGATTGCTCGAAACAAAACGAATCAATTAAATCTGGACCAGTGGACATTCGTCTGGAATTTGAATCTGCAAATCAATTTCCTGCGCAGACATCAGCTTATTGCCTCATTATACATGATCGCATCGTCGAGTATAATCCCATAAGCAGCATCGTACGAAAACTAATATGA
- the LOC130666868 gene encoding uncharacterized protein LOC130666868 isoform X1, whose amino-acid sequence MELIIDFVGFEMPDGRFVIKELCASDICVKVNPYKRVQCEHWLFEPPLDQIDVAVMQKSVDHCGLQHSISWTSGVQPYESLKENLDILVKNARYFYVQGERKKKWLDDLIDSVVPIIDMEKLRHFSLFDAYDFPKHRCPYHVHHKKKFYSSCAYQNVQFFKKWFWTCYGNQPTYEKSVQIFNQLENLLCMDNQDIACLDVSFIIENATQQIDFAWHKLPERLQNNEKLIGYQRCRDHSLFYDDIPDSLAYPFRKDCCNCTF is encoded by the coding sequence ATGGaactaataattgattttGTGGGTTTTGAGATGCCTGATGGCAGATTTGTGATAAAAGAACTTTGTGCTAGTGATATTTGTGTTAAAGTTAATCCATATAAACGTGTGCAATGTGAACATTGGTTATTCGAACCACCTTTAGATCAGATTGATGTTGCAGTAATGCAAAAAAGTGTTGATCATTGTGGACTTCAACATTCAATTTCATGGACATCTGGTGTGCAACCATATGAGTCATTGAAAGAAAATCTAGAtattttggtgaaaaatgcACGTTACTTTTACGTTCAAGGTGAACGAAAGAAAAAATGGCTTGATGATCTAATTGACTCTGTTGTACCTATAATTGATATGGAAAAACTGAgacatttttctttatttgatGCTTATGATTTTCCGAAACATCGCTGTCCATACCATGTTcatcataagaaaaagttttattctTCATGTGCATatcaaaatgttcaattttttaagaagTGGTTTTGGACTTGCTATGGAAACCAACCAACCTATGAAAAGTCGGTTCAGATCTTCAATCAGTTGGAGAACTTACTGTGTATGGATAATCAAGATATCGCTTGTCTTGATGTTTCATTTATCATTGAAAATGCAACCCAACAAATCGATTTCGCTTGGCACAAACTACCGGAACGattacaaaataatgaaaaattgattgGCTATCAAAGGTGTCGGGATCATTCTCTTTTCTATGATGATATCCCTGATAGCCTTGCATATCCATTCAGAAAAGATTGTTGCAATTGTACTTtttag
- the LOC130666868 gene encoding uncharacterized protein LOC130666868 isoform X2, which yields MGPQGSKLHVCTDECNHDAQIEFEDISSESDIFDDYGDNDNDAIPDSYYFRKANEERDKELAIRRKEINLQLSHWKELLLNFNDRKDYEGACHEITFILTKSLFKANKPQ from the exons atgggTCCTCAAGGTTCAAA aCTTCATGTATGCACTGATGAGTGTAACCACGATGCCCAAATCGAGTTCGAGGATATAAGCAGTGAAAGtgatatttttgatgattACGGCGACAACGACAACGACGCTATCCCAGATTCCTATTACTTTAGGAAAGCGAATGAGGAAAGAGACAAAGAATTGGCTATCCGAAGAAAAGAAATCAACTTACAACTGTCTCATTGGaaagaattattattgaacTTTAACGATCGCAAAGATTATGAAGGAGCGTGTCATGAAATCACATTTATATTAACTAAGTCATTGTTCAAAGCTAACAAACCGCAATAA